DNA from Terriglobus tenax:
CGACCAGACCGGACTAACCGGACAATGGGACTTCACGCTGGAGCTACTGCCTCCGACGCAGATGCGCAAAGACTCCACGGCCACCGGTCCATCTTTTCTGGAAGCAATCCGGGAACAGCTCGGCATCACGCTGAAGCCAGCACGCATGCCTGTATCGCTGCCGGTGATCGACACCATCCAGCCTCTGAGTGAGAACTAAGCTCTCCTTATTTGCACGGCCGAACAGACCACTCACTTCACCCATGCTGCGACAAGCTCAGCACATTCCCCTCAAGGTCTTTGAACCAGGCCACCTTCGCTCCACCCGGAGCGCTCCACACGCCCAGCTCATCCTGCTCTAACTGGTCATAGCGTGTGAACTCTACGCCTGCCGCGGTTAGCGTTTGCACCATCTGCTCAATCTCCGTTACCTGCCAGCCGAAGACCGTCCACGGCGCGGGCGTGAACTCGCCCACCAGGGTCAGCCGCAGCATGACGCCGTTTACGTCGAAGACCAGCGCAAAGGGCAGCTCTTCCTCTATCAGAGCAAGGCCCAGGGTGTCGCGGTAGAAGGTGCGAGCCTTGTCGACATTGCTGATGGGAAGGAAGGTGACGATAGCCTGTTGGGCAAGTGAGGAAACTGCGCTCATCGGTTGTTGCTCCCGTGGTTGGATTCAATCGGGCCCGTACTGGAGCTGCGCGTGGTAGCGACGATGATCCGGTTGCGGCCCAGTTCCTTGGCGCGCAACAGGGCTGCGTCGGCGGCTCGGATCAGCGACTCGCCGGAAGCGTGGATGGGATAGCTTGCCAGGCCCACAGAGGCCGTGATGTTTGCAATCATCGTCTCCTCATACTTGAGGCAAAGCGCTGCAATGCGCTCACGGATCAGGTCTGCCCGTTCATAAGCGCGGACCACGTCGAACTCCGGCAGCAGGACCAGAAACTCTTCCCCGCCGTACCGGAAGGCAATCTCCGTTTCTCGAACGGCGTTCCTGATAATGCCCGCAACCTCTTTGATGACCAGGTCGCCCGCCTCATGACCATGCCGGTCGTTGAGAGATTTGAAGTGGTCGATATCGAGCATCAGGCAGCTGAGCGGAGTGCTGGATTCCTCCGCATACGCGATGTGGCGATGCAGCACGTCCTGCAACTTGTAGCGGTTTCGCAGGCTGGTCAGTGCATCCGAATGCGCCATCTCATGGAGCTTATCCCGCAGACGGATGTTGGCGATGGAGAGCCCGATGGCCTCTGCCATCAGCTCCAGGTACTCCTGGGCGGGAATCGGAAAATCACTCGTCGTCTTTTCCAGGCAAAGCAGCCCGATAGTTTCCCCCAATGCGGTCAGGGGCACGCACATCGAGCTTCCAACGGCCTCCGCGGCCACGTGCTTGCACGGTATATCGACAACACTCTCCGGCCGGTGGAGCTGCCCGCGGCGCAGGGCCCAGCAATCATCCGGAAGGAACGAAGGCATGCTGCTCCTGGGAGTAAGCCACGACGTCAGGGAGGTCATCAGGCCAAGGCGGTCATCCTGCACGTAAAGAGTGCCTGCAAGGTTTGGGGCGATCTGCGGGACGAAGCGCGCCGCGACGTTCAGAATGTCTTCGACCGATTCGCACCCATGCAAACGCTGGGTCATGCGCGCAAGCAGTTCGCGGATGCGCCACTCATGATCACGTTCTTTTTCAAGCCGCTGGCGCTCCAGCCCGTTCTCCCGAAAGATGCGGATGGCGTGCGACATGTCGCCAATCTCATCCACGTAGTCGTAGGAGGGCGTCTCCACATCGTAGTCCTGCGCCGCCAGACGGTTGACCACATCGCTGAGCGTGACGACCGGCTTAAGGATGCGGCGCTTGAGGATAAAGCCCAGCACAAACAGAAAGAGTCCTGCGGTGGCGGCAACCATTGCTTCCGAGATACTTCTTAAGCGCTTGGTGACGACACCGGCATCGGTGACAGCCTGCTCTGTTCTCTGGTCGAGCATGGATTGAAACTGATTGAAGAGCGCGGCAACACGCTCCAACCCATGTTCATAGTCCGCACTGAACAGAAGCTGCCGCGCAGCCTCCTGGTGTCCATTTGCGACCTCGGCGATGGCCTGCTTCTGCTCTGCCTGGAGAGAGTCGGCTACCTGTAACCCGTCGCGCAGTGACTTCAGTTCCGTCTCCGTTGCGCCTGCATCCTGCAGCCTGGCAATGCGCTGCTCGATGCTGCCCAATGCTGCAAGCCCGTTCTGGTAAGACGCGGCATATCCAGGAGCGCCCGTGATGGCATACTGCCGTACCTGGTCACTGAGTTCGTAGGTGTCGGTCTCTACTTCCTCAGAAAGATGGTCAAACTGAGCACGCTGCTCAACAGCTATCCGTTCGGCGCGGTCTGCGTTGGATGCCAGCAGCATCGCGATTCCCGTTGTGATTGAAATACAAACGGTGGCTCCATACGCCCAGTTTGTAATGGTTGCGATACGCATTCAAAGCCCTTCCACAGAACCGATCCTCTTGGGGGAGAGGATAAAGTGTAGCGCAAGCAGCATAAACCGGTGACGAGACCCTTCGCACGCACCTCCGCTAACGCCGCAGCAGAAGCGGACCTATGCCGGCAGCACACTGTCCCTGCTCAGTTTCCCTTCAGCGTGGCTTCGGTGTTGTCCAGCTTGGTCAGCATGGCGCGGGCTTCGCTGGAGTTCAGCGTGTGGTTCTCCAGCATGGTATTGATCTGCTGGCGTTCGGCGCGCACTGCTTCCAACCGAAGACGCCGCTCGGCTGCGCGGAGCGCATCGGCCTTGGCGCGGCTTGCATCGTCTCCGCTGAAGGCCTCGATCCTGCGCCGGTAATAGTCCATCAGACGAGCCGCGATAGACGCGTAACCATCGGCCATGGCACTGTTCTGTGACAGTTCGTGTTCGGCGGACTCAAGCCGAGTAATGGCAGCCTGCGCCGCAAGAATCTGCGCGTTTCGCTTCTTGGTTTCGGCGGAAGACTCCGGCGGCTCCTGCACGCCCTTCAACGCAACAGGAAGCCCAAACGCAGCCGCGATCATGGAGAACAGCAGCACTCCCGTGGCCAGCAAAACGGCGAGGTTGCGGCCCGGGAAGGGAGAGCCGTCCTGCAGCGTTAGCGGGATGGAGAGCACCGCCGCCAGCGTAATGGCGCCGCGCACGCCAGCCATCATGGTGACAGCCAGCAGACGCCAGGGCGTATGCCGTATCTCACCGTCGCGATTCTTCTGCCGATAGAACGACCACTCCAGCGCCAGCCATGTCCACAGCAGCCGAAGCATGCCGAGCACGAGGGTGATGCCAAGGACGAAACCGCCAAGCACCCATGCTGAGGCGAAGCCCTCTTCCTTCATTACCTCCGGAATGCTGCGTGCGATTGCGGGCAACTGCAGGCCCAGCAGCACGAAGATCAATCCGTTGAAGGTGAACTGCACCATGTCGGTAATGGCTTCCGACTTGATGCGCGTCTCCACCTCGGGCGCTTCCTGCAGCACCCAGTTCGCCACAAACCCTGCGGCCACGGCGGCCAGAATGCCGGAGAACTCAAAGTGTTCCGCCGCCAGGTAGGCTGCGAAGGGCAAGAGCAGCGAGCGCAGAATCTGCGCGGCGGGATGCGAGCCGATCAGCCGGTCCATCCAACGCTCACCCTGCATGACGGCAAAGGAGAGCGCCGCGCCAATCGCAAGTCCTCCTAATGCGACTTCCACGAAGCTTACCGCGGCCTGTGCCGCGGAGAATTTGCCGGTCAGCACGGCGACAACCGCAAACCGCAGGCAGACAAGGCCGGTTGCGTCGTTCAACAACGCCTCGCCCTCCAGCAGATGCATCAGCCGGGACGGCATCTTCTTTTCACCGATCAGGCCCGATACCGCAACGGCATCCGTGGGCGAGAGTACCGCCGCCAAGGCGAAGCACGCCGCCATCGGCATCTGCGGAATCATCCAGTCGATGAAGTAGCCGGCTCCAATCACTGTGAAGAAAACAAGGCCGACCGCCATCTGCAGGATCGGCCTGCCCAGCGGCTTCAGTTCCGCACGCGGAAACTGGTTCGCATCCACATACAGCAGCGGAGCGACAAACAACAGCAGGAACAACGATGGATCCAGCGGACTATCGATCCTGAGGCCCGCAAGAGCAACGCCCAGACCTATCTGCAGGAACGGCAAAGGAACGCGTGTCACCTTCGCAATCACCTTGGACAGCGAAACGGCAAACAACAAAATGAGAATGGTCGTGAGTTGCTGCAGCTTACCTGCCTCCCATGCGCCAAGATGAATGGTTTAAATTCCTGGCCGCGGGCGGAATGCCCTACCAGTCCAATCTCAATCGAGAGATGTACTCCTTAAGATGCACCATGGACCTGATTCGTTACCGGCTCGACAGCAAATGAGTGGCTATCGTACGACTGCAATGGCCCCATCCTGCGATAGGTTCTCACCGCAACAGGAAAGGCCGCCCATGACGGGCGGCCTTTCCTGTTGCACATCGCGTACGGCTATTTCGCGGCGAACTCCTGCGCAATCTGTTGCAGGTACTCCGCCTCTGCCTTGATGGCGTTGGTCACGATGACCATCTGCTGCGTGGCTTCCTGGAAGTTGCTGTCCTCCACGGCCTCGCGAATACCCGGCAGGGTCTTCACACCATAGCCGGTATAGACACCCGGGGCGTAGAGTACATGCTCCATCCACGGACGGCGCGGCAGACCGGCAGGGTTCAGGAACTTGCGCTCCGCAAGCGACAGCTTCGTATTGATGGAGGCAGCCCTGGCGGCATCCAGGGGACCGGCAGCGTCTTCGGCGGCCTTCAACTCAGCGGCGGCTTTGGCAAGCTGCGCAATCGCAGCGTCCAGAGCCGTGAAGTCCATCTCCGGCACCGGCGTCAGAGCCTCCGGCAGCTTCACCGTCTTTGTCGGATCGGCGGCCAGCTTGTAGTAGCCCGCGTCGATGTTCTTCTTTCGTTCCGATGCAGCGCGCTGCATCTGCTTCACCAGCGCCTGGATCTCGCTGGAGTATCCCTTGACGGTCGAGGCCAGGTTCCGGAAGTCATACGGCAGCACGTCCGCATCGGCAACACGCATCACCAGTGTGCCCGCCATGTCGGCAATGGCCTTGCCGTAGAGCGACTCCTTATCGCCGAAGTGCTCAATGAACCACGGCGTGTCATAGGCGGAGTGATATGTACCGCTGCGGTCTTCCCCGCCGAAGCCTAGGCTGACCGTGGTGATGCCAAGGTGATCGACAAAGGCCTGGAAGTCCGATCCGCTGCCCACGGCGCCGATGGGGATGATATCTCCCGAGGGAGCAGCGCCGCCGCGGCCCGCACGGGTGGCACGCGCCGCAAACTGACGATCCCACACGGAGACCTTTGTCTCGGGGTCGGTAATCTGGCGGGCGATATCATTCACCAGCTGCTCGGTCTGATAGCTGCCGGCGGCGTTCAGAAAACCGCGATTGCTTTCATCGCTGTTCACGTACAGGATGGCGTGTTTGTCCAGGTCAGCCGCATGGGTCTCTGCCCATTCGGTGGAGCCCAGCAAGCCAGGCTCTTCGCCGTCCCACGCGGTGTAGATCAGCGTGCGCTTCGGGTTCCAGCCCTTCTTGTGCAGCTCGCCCAGGGCGCGCGCCTCTTCCAGCAGACCCGACTGGCCGGAGATAGGATCATCCGCTCCGTTGACCCAGCCGTCGTAGTGGTTGCCGCGTACGATCCACTGATCAGGCTCCGTGGAGCCCTTCATCGTCGCAACCACGTCGAGGACAGGCTTGGTCTCCCAGTTGAACTTCAGGTTCATGTGAACCTTGGTCTTGCCCGCACCGAAGTGATAAGTGAACGGAAGAGCTCCGCGCCATGTGGACGGAACCGCCGGGCCATCCAGCGATTTGAGCAGCGGCTCCGCATCGCCGTAGCTGACCGGCAGTACGGGAATCTTCATGATGGCCTTCGACTCTTCAATCTTCAGGCGCTTCGTCCCCTTCACCGAGCCCTCTCCGGGCGTCAGCGGGTCGCCGGAGTACAGCGACGTATCGGCAACGCTGCCGCGCTGTACTCCCATGGAAGGACGCATGGGGCCCTTGGGAAGAACATCATTCTGGCCGTAGCCATCGTCGGCGGGATCAGAGTAGATGATGCAACCCACGGCTCCATGCTCGTAGGCCAGTTTCGGCTTCAAGCCGCGCCAGCCGCCGCCATAGCGCGTAATCACAATGGCGCCCTTGACGCTGATGCCCTGCCGCTCCAGCTCCTCGTAGTCATCGCGCATGCCGTAGTTGGCGTAGACCAGCGGACCGGTCACATCGCCGTCCGCCGAGTAGATGTTGAAGCCCGGGAGCTGCGTCGTGGTCTCGTGCGTGTACGGGTCTTCGGCCAGCGGGGTCTCCGTGAGCTTCATCACGAATTTGGTGGGAGCAATCATCTCCACCAGCTGCGATTTTGGCGTGGGATAGAGCACGTCGAACTGCTCAATCTTCGCGTCCCAGCCCCAGGACTTGTACTGCTTAACCATCCACTCGGCGTTCTTGCGTTGCGCCTCCGATCCGACATGGTGCGGATGGGCAGCCAGAACCTTCATGTTCTCGTGTGCGCGCTTCGCCTCCGGAATCTCGCGGAAGCGCTTTTCCCAATCAAGCTCCGTCGCAGAGCTTGTGCTGGTGTACCCCGGCAGCGGTTTCGCTGCGGGCTGTTGGGCCAAGCCTTCGAAGGGAAGACTCAACAAGAGGATGGCTGCTGCTAGCTGACGCACGGCACTTCTCTCCTGCGCGCTCTGGGAGGAGCGATTGAATTTTTAGATAAATCTGTTCTAACAGAACGTGAACACCTCCCGCTTGTTCTCCAGGCCATTTCTGCCTTTTCAGAAGATCTCCGAGCATAGCGCTTTGACCCACAACGGGCATAATGGGGCTGAGGATTCCCCTTTGGAAGAACACTCGCACCTGAAAGCCACGCTCAACACCTGGCAGCTGTGGGGCATTGCCGTTGGCCTTGTCATCTCCGGCGAGTACTTCGGGTGGAGCTACGGATGGGCCAGCGCCGGCACCCTTGGCTTTCTCGCGGTCACCCTGCTGGTAGCGACCATGTACACGGCTTTCATCTTCAGCTTTACCGAGCTGACCACGGCGATTCCCCACGCCGGTGGGCCGTTTGCCTATGCGCAACGCGCCTTTGGCGATACCGGCGGTTACATCGCTGCCGCCGCTACGCTGGTCGAGTTCCTGTTTGCACCGCCTGCCATTGCACTCGCCATCGGAGCATATCTGCATGTGCAGTTTCCAGGGCTCGCACCCAGAAACGCCGCGGTGCTGGCCTACCTGCTCTTTATGGCCATCAACATTGTGGGCGTACAAATTGCCGCCAGCTTTGAACTGGTGGTCACGCTGCTGGCCATCGTAGAACTGCTGGTCTTCATGGGCGTTGTGGCACCGGGCTTCCGCCTGAGCAACTTCCTTGCCCATGGATGGGCCGGACACGAACACCTGACACTGCACACCACCACCGGCATGTTTGCCGCCGTGCCTTTTGCCATCTGGTTCTTCCTTGCCATTGAAGGCGTGGCCATGGCCGCCGAAGAGGTGAAGAAGCCAACGCGCTCCATTCCCATTGCCTACATCGGCGGGATCGTCACGCTGCTTCTGCTCGCGCTTGGCGTCATGCTGTTTGCGGGCGGCGTGGGCGACTGGCGCATTCTGGCCAATATCAACGATCCTTTGCCGCAGGCCATGAAGATCATCGTCGGCGCCAGCAGCGGATGGCTGCACATGTTGGTCTGGCTCGGACTCTTCGGGCTGGTTGCGTCGCTGCATGGCATCATCTTCGGCTACTCGCGGCAGGTGTATGCGCTGGCGCGTGCGGGCTATCTTCCCGCGGTGCTGGGCAGGATTCATCCACGCTTCCGCACACCGTGGATCGCTGTCGTTGCCGGCGGAATTATCGGCATCGCAGCCATCTACAGTGACAACTGGATCCGGTTCGGCGGTCAGCCATTGACGGCCAACATTGTCACCATGTCCGTGCTTGGCGCCCTGGTAATGTACATCGTCAGCATGCTCGCGCTGTTCCGGCTGCGCAGGTGTGAACCCGTCATGGCGAGGCCCTTTCGCACGCCGTTGTATCCGCTGCTGCCCCTGTGGGCGCTGCTGTGTGCGGTTGTCTGCCTCGCCAGCCTTATCTATTACAACCGCCTGATCGCTGCATTGTTCACCGCGCTGCTGCTGCTTGGCTATCTTGCCCTACGGCTTGGGTGGCGCAAAAAGCGTCATGCTGTGTAGCATGCGCCATACTGGAAGTGGAGGAACATTCGCATGGCAAGCGCACGTCTGCTGATGATTGTTGGAGATTTCGTGGAGGATTACGAGGTCATGGTTCCGTTCCAGGCCCTGCAGGTTCTGGGACACAGCGTGGATGCCGTATGCCCCGGCAAAAAGTCGGGCGACACTGTCCGCACCGCGATTCATGACTTTGAAGGTGACCAGACTTACAGCGAAAAGCCCGGCCACAACTTCGCCCTGAACGCCACCTTCAGTGAAGTGGATGAAACGGAGTACGACGGGCTCGTTGTTCCCGGTGGCCGCGCTCCGGAGTATCTTCGCCTGGATAAGCGCGTCCTCGAAATCGTGCAGTACTTCCACAAGGCGGATAAGCCTATTGCGGCTATCTGCCATGGGCCCCAGCTTCTGGCTGCGGCACGCATTCTTCAGGGTAAGCGCCTGAACGCCTACCCCGCATGCGCACCGGAGGTCGAGCTTGCCGGAGGTGAATTCGTCTCGCTCAACGTTACGGACGCGGTGACGGACGGCAAACTGGTTACCGGTCCGGCCTGGCCCGCTCACCCGGAGTGGCTGCGCCAGTTTGAAACGGTATTGCAGGCACACCTGGCCTAGATTCTTCTTGCAGAACAACGCGCCGGAGCCCGTCCTGGGCTCCGTTTGCATTTTTACCTGCGACCCCGGCACGGCTTCGCAGGTCTAATGACTGTAAGAGGTACCTATGAGCATCATCATCGCTCCCCCATTTACCTCCGCAGAGATGGCCGCAAAGAAAGTGCAGATGGCCGAGGATCTGTGGAACACCCGCGACCCCGAGCGCGTGGCGCTTGCCTATACCGAAGACACCGTATGGCGGAATCGCACGGACTTTCTTCAGGGACGCAAAGCCGTTGTCGAGTTCCTTACACGCAAGTGGAACCGCGAGCTCGATTACAAGCTGAAGAAAGAGCTCTGGAGCTTCCACGACAACCGCATCGCTGTAAAGTTCCACTACGAATGGCATGACGACGCCGGCCACTGGTACAGAAGCTACGGGAACGAACTGTGGGAGTTTGCTCCGTCCGGCCAGATGCAGCGCCGCGAAGCAAGCATCAACGACCTGCCCATCAAGGAATCGGAACGCACGCTGTAGACCGGCTGTTTCAGGTTGGTCCCACGGCGGGGCCAACCGGGATGTTTAC
Protein-coding regions in this window:
- a CDS encoding nuclear transport factor 2 family protein yields the protein MSIIIAPPFTSAEMAAKKVQMAEDLWNTRDPERVALAYTEDTVWRNRTDFLQGRKAVVEFLTRKWNRELDYKLKKELWSFHDNRIAVKFHYEWHDDAGHWYRSYGNELWEFAPSGQMQRREASINDLPIKESERTL
- a CDS encoding DJ-1/PfpI family protein; this translates as MASARLLMIVGDFVEDYEVMVPFQALQVLGHSVDAVCPGKKSGDTVRTAIHDFEGDQTYSEKPGHNFALNATFSEVDETEYDGLVVPGGRAPEYLRLDKRVLEIVQYFHKADKPIAAICHGPQLLAAARILQGKRLNAYPACAPEVELAGGEFVSLNVTDAVTDGKLVTGPAWPAHPEWLRQFETVLQAHLA
- the eat gene encoding ethanolamine permease encodes the protein MEEHSHLKATLNTWQLWGIAVGLVISGEYFGWSYGWASAGTLGFLAVTLLVATMYTAFIFSFTELTTAIPHAGGPFAYAQRAFGDTGGYIAAAATLVEFLFAPPAIALAIGAYLHVQFPGLAPRNAAVLAYLLFMAINIVGVQIAASFELVVTLLAIVELLVFMGVVAPGFRLSNFLAHGWAGHEHLTLHTTTGMFAAVPFAIWFFLAIEGVAMAAEEVKKPTRSIPIAYIGGIVTLLLLALGVMLFAGGVGDWRILANINDPLPQAMKIIVGASSGWLHMLVWLGLFGLVASLHGIIFGYSRQVYALARAGYLPAVLGRIHPRFRTPWIAVVAGGIIGIAAIYSDNWIRFGGQPLTANIVTMSVLGALVMYIVSMLALFRLRRCEPVMARPFRTPLYPLLPLWALLCAVVCLASLIYYNRLIAALFTALLLLGYLALRLGWRKKRHAV
- a CDS encoding Na+/H+ antiporter, which gives rise to MLFAVSLSKVIAKVTRVPLPFLQIGLGVALAGLRIDSPLDPSLFLLLFVAPLLYVDANQFPRAELKPLGRPILQMAVGLVFFTVIGAGYFIDWMIPQMPMAACFALAAVLSPTDAVAVSGLIGEKKMPSRLMHLLEGEALLNDATGLVCLRFAVVAVLTGKFSAAQAAVSFVEVALGGLAIGAALSFAVMQGERWMDRLIGSHPAAQILRSLLLPFAAYLAAEHFEFSGILAAVAAGFVANWVLQEAPEVETRIKSEAITDMVQFTFNGLIFVLLGLQLPAIARSIPEVMKEEGFASAWVLGGFVLGITLVLGMLRLLWTWLALEWSFYRQKNRDGEIRHTPWRLLAVTMMAGVRGAITLAAVLSIPLTLQDGSPFPGRNLAVLLATGVLLFSMIAAAFGLPVALKGVQEPPESSAETKKRNAQILAAQAAITRLESAEHELSQNSAMADGYASIAARLMDYYRRRIEAFSGDDASRAKADALRAAERRLRLEAVRAERQQINTMLENHTLNSSEARAMLTKLDNTEATLKGN
- a CDS encoding diguanylate cyclase, translating into MRIATITNWAYGATVCISITTGIAMLLASNADRAERIAVEQRAQFDHLSEEVETDTYELSDQVRQYAITGAPGYAASYQNGLAALGSIEQRIARLQDAGATETELKSLRDGLQVADSLQAEQKQAIAEVANGHQEAARQLLFSADYEHGLERVAALFNQFQSMLDQRTEQAVTDAGVVTKRLRSISEAMVAATAGLFLFVLGFILKRRILKPVVTLSDVVNRLAAQDYDVETPSYDYVDEIGDMSHAIRIFRENGLERQRLEKERDHEWRIRELLARMTQRLHGCESVEDILNVAARFVPQIAPNLAGTLYVQDDRLGLMTSLTSWLTPRSSMPSFLPDDCWALRRGQLHRPESVVDIPCKHVAAEAVGSSMCVPLTALGETIGLLCLEKTTSDFPIPAQEYLELMAEAIGLSIANIRLRDKLHEMAHSDALTSLRNRYKLQDVLHRHIAYAEESSTPLSCLMLDIDHFKSLNDRHGHEAGDLVIKEVAGIIRNAVRETEIAFRYGGEEFLVLLPEFDVVRAYERADLIRERIAALCLKYEETMIANITASVGLASYPIHASGESLIRAADAALLRAKELGRNRIIVATTRSSSTGPIESNHGSNNR
- a CDS encoding transferrin receptor-like dimerization domain-containing protein, which codes for MRQLAAAILLLSLPFEGLAQQPAAKPLPGYTSTSSATELDWEKRFREIPEAKRAHENMKVLAAHPHHVGSEAQRKNAEWMVKQYKSWGWDAKIEQFDVLYPTPKSQLVEMIAPTKFVMKLTETPLAEDPYTHETTTQLPGFNIYSADGDVTGPLVYANYGMRDDYEELERQGISVKGAIVITRYGGGWRGLKPKLAYEHGAVGCIIYSDPADDGYGQNDVLPKGPMRPSMGVQRGSVADTSLYSGDPLTPGEGSVKGTKRLKIEESKAIMKIPVLPVSYGDAEPLLKSLDGPAVPSTWRGALPFTYHFGAGKTKVHMNLKFNWETKPVLDVVATMKGSTEPDQWIVRGNHYDGWVNGADDPISGQSGLLEEARALGELHKKGWNPKRTLIYTAWDGEEPGLLGSTEWAETHAADLDKHAILYVNSDESNRGFLNAAGSYQTEQLVNDIARQITDPETKVSVWDRQFAARATRAGRGGAAPSGDIIPIGAVGSGSDFQAFVDHLGITTVSLGFGGEDRSGTYHSAYDTPWFIEHFGDKESLYGKAIADMAGTLVMRVADADVLPYDFRNLASTVKGYSSEIQALVKQMQRAASERKKNIDAGYYKLAADPTKTVKLPEALTPVPEMDFTALDAAIAQLAKAAAELKAAEDAAGPLDAARAASINTKLSLAERKFLNPAGLPRRPWMEHVLYAPGVYTGYGVKTLPGIREAVEDSNFQEATQQMVIVTNAIKAEAEYLQQIAQEFAAK
- a CDS encoding VOC family protein, producing the protein MSAVSSLAQQAIVTFLPISNVDKARTFYRDTLGLALIEEELPFALVFDVNGVMLRLTLVGEFTPAPWTVFGWQVTEIEQMVQTLTAAGVEFTRYDQLEQDELGVWSAPGGAKVAWFKDLEGNVLSLSQHG